ATGCTCTTCCACCAGCGCTCCTGGCTCCAGATCTCCAGCCTCCCTGGGGCCCCAGCCACCACCACCTCCTCGCCCTCCTTAAGCCCGGCGAACTGGCGTAGGGGCGGGGGAATGAGTACCCGGGAGGCGTTGTCCATGCGGGTCTTATGGGCCCCCGAGTAGAAGAAGCGCACGAAGGCCCGGGCTTCTGCGTCGGTGAGGGGCAGGTTCACGAGTTGCTCCTCGATCTTGCGCCAGCGGTCCGAGGGAAAGACGTAGAGGCAGCCCTCCATGCCCCGGGTGAGGACCAGGCCGTCTTCCAGGAAGTCCCGGAAGGGGGCGGGGATGACCACCCGTCCTTTGTCGTCCAGGCTGTACTGGTACTCACCGAAGGGCATCTCCCACCTGCTCCCACCTCCGCGGGGCCCGGACGGCGTCGATAGGGGGGCGTGGGCCGTACCCAGGCAGAGCTCTTGCCGCGGAGTATAGCACGTAATCCCCACAGATTTCCACTCCCTCCCACCCGCACCCCACCTTAAACCCACCAGGGGCAAAAAATTTCCCCGAGCCAAGGCTCGGGGAGCCCAGGACGGGGCGTAAGCCGGGTTCTGTTTTACGCGGTCATCTCTCTAGGACCGGTGTCGCCACCGGCCTCGAGCGGCCCATCCCGCAGGTTTTGACGGGCCGGGCCAGCCCTTCCTGCCTACTGGGCCTTGCACCGGGTGGGGTTTGCCGTGCCCCAGCCTGTTGCCAGGCCAGGCGGTGGGCTCTTACCCCACCGTTTCACCCTTGCCCGCACCCCTTCAGGGGCCGCTGGCGGTCTCTTCTCTGTGGCACTTTCCGTCGGGTTACCCCGCCCAGCCGTTAGCTGGCACCCTGCCCTATGGTGCCCGGACTTTCCTCACCCAGGGGGAAGGTCCCCTAGGCGCGACCGCACCCCCGTCCTGGGGCGCTCATCATTTTAGCGAAAACCTGGGCTAAGGTGAAGGGGTGCAGCTTCCCTGGTACGCCCCCCTGCTCCTCCTCCTCGTGGCCCTTCTGGGCTTGGCGCTCTTGGGGCTCCTTTGGCTCCTTGGGGTTTTGGGCCTCCTTCTCGGCTTTGGGTACCTGGCCTGGCATAGGCTTCGCAGGAGGCTCTTCGGCCCCCGCTGGCGCCGCCTACCCCCGCCCCGCTAGGGCCCTTGCGCAAGGGGTTTCTCCCCGGTAGACTGGAAGGCGGTTTTCGCACGGCCAAGACCGTGCGGGAGGAGGCGAACGTGAAGGAAGGCATTCACCCCAAACTGGTGCCTGCCCGCATCATCTGCGGTTGCGGCAACGTCATCCACACCTACTCCACCAGGCCCGAGATCCACGTGGAGGTCTGCAGCAACTGCCACCCCTTCTACACCGGCCAGCAGCGGTTCGTGGACACCGAGGGGCGGGTGGAACGCTTTCAGCGGCGCTACGGGGACGCCTACCGCAAGGGGCGCTAGAGGGTCCTCCCACCGGGGGCCTCTGGGCCTCCGGTTTCCCCAGAAGATGACTGGCTGGAGGTCCGAGGCATGCCCCCGGCGTTGCACCCCCAGGGCTGGATTGAGGTGATTGCCGGACCCATGTTCTCTGGCAAGAGCGAGGAGCTGATCCGCAGGGTCAGGCGGGCCCTGATCGCCGGACAACGGATCCTGGTCTTCAAGCCCAAGCAGGATCACCGTTACCACGAGAGCCACGTGGTGAGCCACGACGGCCGGCAGGTGGCCGCCATCCCCGTGGGGAGCGCCGCCGAGATGGAGGCGTACCTGGAACCCCTACCCCAGGTGGTGGCCGTGGACGAGGTCCAGTTCCTGGACCGGGGCCTCTTGCCCCTGGTGGAGAGGCTGGCCGGGAGGGGGGTGCGGGTCATCCTGGCGGGGCTGGACCTGGACTTCCGGGGGGAGCCTTTTGGGATCATGCCGGAGCTTTTGGCCAGGGCGGAGTTCGTGGAGAAGCTTTCTGCCATCTGCCCCCGGTGCGGGGCCCCGGCCACCCGCACCCAGCGCCTGGTGAACGGAAAGCCTGCCCGTTACAGCGACCCCGTGATCCTGGTGGGGGCAAAGGAGCATTACGAGCCCCGGTGCCGAGCCTGCCACCAGGTGCTTCCCTAAAGGGGGAGGGCGCTTCCCTTCTTCTTCTTGAAGCGGACCTCAAGGACCCCCTGGCGCAAGGTGGCCTGGGCCGTGCCCTCCTCTATGGGTCCGGGGAGGTCCAGGGTGCGGCGGAAGGTGCCCATGGGCCTCTCCTCCAGGAGGTAGGTGCCGGGGAGGGGGTAGCGGACCCCGGCCAGGGTGATGCGGCTTCCCTCTTCCAGAAGCTCCAGGTCCTCGGGGCGGACCCCGGGGAGGTCCACCAGCAGGACGTAGTGCCCCTCGTCCTCCAGGAGGTCCACCCGGGGGGCCCAGCTGGCGGGTTCCTCGCCCGCGAGCTGGTAGGCCAGCTCGGCGATGCGCTCCTGTAGCTCCTTCAGCTTTCTCAGGGTCTCCAGGCGGTCTAGGGGCTCCAGCATGCCCTTAGCATAAGGGATGTGGAGGCCGTGCCCGTCCTGGCGGGGCCCACGGGGAGCGGCAAGACCGGCCTCGCCCTCCGCCTGGGGGAGGAGCTTGCCCTAGAGGTCGTCTCCGCCGACGCCACCATGGTCTACCGGGGCTTGGACATCGGTACCGACAAGCCCACCCCTGAGGAGAGGGCCCGGGTGCCCCACCACCTGGTGGACCTCCTGAACCCCAGCGAGGCCATGAGCGTGGCCCGCTTCGTGGCCTTGGCGGAGGCGGCCATCGGGGAGGTTTTGGCGAGGGGCATGGTGCCCCTGGTGGTCGGGGGGACGGGGTACTACATCCGCGCCCTCTCCGAAGGAATCCACGAGCTCCCCCCCCCGGACGAGGCGGTCCAGGCCGCCCTGTGGGAGGAGCTTTCGGCGAGGGGCCTCGAGGCCCTCCTCGGGGAGCTGGCCCAGGCCAGCCTCGAGGACGTGAGGAGGGTGGGGAGAAACCCCAGGAGGCTTGTAAGGGCCCTGGAGGTCCTCCGCCGCACCGGCCTTCCCCCGGCCCGCCACCCCAGGAGGCCCCCCCGCTTCCGCTACGAAAAGCTCGTCCTCTGGCCGGATAGGGCCTGGCTTTTCCCCAGGTTGGAGGAGCGGGCGAGGCGGCAGTTCGCCCAGGGGCTGGTGGAGGAGGTGCGGGGCCTCCTTGCGCGCTACCCCAGGATGCCCACGGCCCTCCAGGCCATCGGCTACAAGGAGGTGGTGGGCTACCTGCAGGGGGCGTACAGCCTGGAGGAGGCCCTCCTTCGGGACATCCGGGCGGTGAAGGCCTACGCCAAGAGGCAGTACACCTGGTTCCGCCGCGAGCCCGGGGCGGTGGTCTACCTGCCCCGGGGCGGGGAGGCGGCCTGGGGGGGCTTTCGGGACTGGCTTCGCCTCCACTTCCGGCTATAGTGGGGGCATGTTGGCCCACGAGATCCGCGCCCGGGTGGCCCGGGGGGAGGTGAGCCCCCTGGAGGTGGCCCAGACCTACCTCAAGCGGGTCTGGGAGCTGGACCATGGGCTTGGGGCCTTCCTCACCTTGAACGAGAACCTCTTGGAGGAGGCCAGGGGGGTGGATCCCGGCCTACCCCTGGCGGGCCTCCTCGTGGCCGTGAAGGACAACATCGTCACCAAAGGCCTCCGCACCACGGCGGGAAGCCGCCTTCTGGAGAACTTCCTTCCCCCCTACGAGGCCACGGCCGTAGCCCGGCTCAAGGCCCAAGGGGCCCTGGTCCTGGGCAAAACCAACCTGGACGAGTTCGGCATGGGCTCCAGCACGGAGCACTCCGCCTTCTTCCCCACCAAAAACCCCTTTGACCCCTCCCGGGTCCCGGGGGGAAGCAGCGGGGGGAGCGCCGCGGCGGTGGCCGCGGACCTGGCCCCCCTAGCCCTGGGCTCGGACACCGGGGGGAGCGTGCGCCAGCCTGCGGGCTTCTGCGGGATCTATGGCCTCAAGCCCACCTACGGCCGGGTGAGCCGCTTTGGCCTCATCGCCTACGCCTCGAGCCTGGACCAGATCGGCCCCATGGCCCGCTCCGCGAGGGACCTGGCCCTCCTCATGGACGCCATGGCCGGCCTGGACCCCCTGGACGCCACCAGCCTGGACCTCCCCCCGAGGTTCCAGGAGGCCCTAGGGGAGCCCCTTCCCCCCTTGCGCCTGGGGGTGGTGCGGGAGGGGCTTTCCGGGAACTCCCCTGGGGTAGAGGAGGCCCTGGAGGAGGCCCTGGCGGTCTTTCGGGGCCTGGGCTTTGACGTGAAGGAGGTTTCCTGGCCCTCCCTACCCCTGGCCCTCCCCGCCTACTACATCCTGGCCCCGGCGGAGGCCAGCTCCAACCTGGCCCGCTACGACGGGACCCTCTTTGGGGTGCGGGGGGAAGGGGAGGAGATCTTTGAGGTGGTGGAGGCCACCCGGGCCCGGTTCGGCCTCGAGGTGAAAAGGCGGATCCTGGTGGGCACCTTCGTCCTCTCCAGCGGCTATTACGAGGCCTACTACGGCCGGGCCCAAGCCTTACGGAGGCGCCTCAGGGCCGAGGCCCGGGCCCTTTTCGGGGAGGTGGACCTCCTCCTCCTCCCCACCACCCCCCACCCCGCCTTCCCCCTGGGGGGCCGCCCCGACCCCTTGGCCATGTACCGGGAGGACCTCTACACCGTGGGGGCCAACCTCGCGGGCCTCCCCGCCCTCTCCTTCCCCGCGGGGTTTGAAGGGCCCCTGCCCCTGGGCCTCCAGCTCCTCGCCCCCTGGGGGAAGGACGAGCTCCTCCTCAGGGCGGCCTTCGCCCATGAGGAGGCCACGGGGGGGGCCTTCGTTCGGACGCCCTTGGGAGAAGCCCTCTGATAGCCCATCCCGGCTAGGGCCAGGATGGGGATCCCGGTAATCCGGACTGGCCTTATGATGGACCCCGCCTTCCGCTACCGCCTGGCCACCCGCCTGGCCCGCCGCCTCCGGGCCGAGGGGAGGCCTTTGCCCCTCCCCGCTTTGGGGGAGGCCTTGGGCCTGAAGGGCCCCGTGGCCCCGGTGGTGGTCCCCCTTCTGGACGGCCGCTTCGTCCCTGGGGAGGAGGTGGGGCTTTGGGAGTGGCGCTACCCCTTCCCCCACCCGGAGGAGGCGGTGGTGGTCTTGGACCTGGAGACCACCGGTCTGGCCCCCGGCCTGGACGAGATCATCGAGGTGGCCCTGGTGCGCCTCGAGGAGGGGCACCGCCAGGCCTTCCAGAGCCTGGTCCGCCCCCACCGCCCCCCAAGCCCCTTCGTCCAGCGCCTGACGGGGATAACCCCGGAGGAGCTGGAGGAGGCCCCGCCTCTGGAGGACGTCCTCCTTCAGGCCTACCCCCTCCTGGAGGGGGCCACCCTGGTCATCCAGAACGCCGCCTTTGACCTGGGCTTTCTCCGGCCCGCGCTGGAGGGCCTGGGCCTAGACCTCAGGAACCCCGTGGTGGACTCCATCCGCGTGGCCAGAAGGGCCATGCGGGGCCTCAAGGGCTACGGCCTGGACGCCCTTTCCCAGGTCCTGGAACTCCCGCCAAGGGAAAAGCACCGGGCCCTTGCGGATGTGGAGCGCACCCTCGCTGTGGTGTACGAGGTGTATTATATGGTCACTTCAGGGAGCCCCCGCCCCCTGGTGGACCTGGGGAGATAGTATGACCACCCGCTATGTCTTGACCAGCACCTGTATCCAGACGGGCACCATGGCCCTCACCGCCTC
The genomic region above belongs to Thermus sediminis and contains:
- the rpmE gene encoding 50S ribosomal protein L31, which translates into the protein MKEGIHPKLVPARIICGCGNVIHTYSTRPEIHVEVCSNCHPFYTGQQRFVDTEGRVERFQRRYGDAYRKGR
- a CDS encoding thymidine kinase, which translates into the protein MPPALHPQGWIEVIAGPMFSGKSEELIRRVRRALIAGQRILVFKPKQDHRYHESHVVSHDGRQVAAIPVGSAAEMEAYLEPLPQVVAVDEVQFLDRGLLPLVERLAGRGVRVILAGLDLDFRGEPFGIMPELLARAEFVEKLSAICPRCGAPATRTQRLVNGKPARYSDPVILVGAKEHYEPRCRACHQVLP
- the gatA gene encoding Asp-tRNA(Asn)/Glu-tRNA(Gln) amidotransferase subunit GatA; translation: MLAHEIRARVARGEVSPLEVAQTYLKRVWELDHGLGAFLTLNENLLEEARGVDPGLPLAGLLVAVKDNIVTKGLRTTAGSRLLENFLPPYEATAVARLKAQGALVLGKTNLDEFGMGSSTEHSAFFPTKNPFDPSRVPGGSSGGSAAAVAADLAPLALGSDTGGSVRQPAGFCGIYGLKPTYGRVSRFGLIAYASSLDQIGPMARSARDLALLMDAMAGLDPLDATSLDLPPRFQEALGEPLPPLRLGVVREGLSGNSPGVEEALEEALAVFRGLGFDVKEVSWPSLPLALPAYYILAPAEASSNLARYDGTLFGVRGEGEEIFEVVEATRARFGLEVKRRILVGTFVLSSGYYEAYYGRAQALRRRLRAEARALFGEVDLLLLPTTPHPAFPLGGRPDPLAMYREDLYTVGANLAGLPALSFPAGFEGPLPLGLQLLAPWGKDELLLRAAFAHEEATGGAFVRTPLGEAL
- a CDS encoding Hsp20/alpha crystallin family protein; the encoded protein is MLEPLDRLETLRKLKELQERIAELAYQLAGEEPASWAPRVDLLEDEGHYVLLVDLPGVRPEDLELLEEGSRITLAGVRYPLPGTYLLEERPMGTFRRTLDLPGPIEEGTAQATLRQGVLEVRFKKKKGSALPL
- a CDS encoding 3'-5' exonuclease translates to MDPAFRYRLATRLARRLRAEGRPLPLPALGEALGLKGPVAPVVVPLLDGRFVPGEEVGLWEWRYPFPHPEEAVVVLDLETTGLAPGLDEIIEVALVRLEEGHRQAFQSLVRPHRPPSPFVQRLTGITPEELEEAPPLEDVLLQAYPLLEGATLVIQNAAFDLGFLRPALEGLGLDLRNPVVDSIRVARRAMRGLKGYGLDALSQVLELPPREKHRALADVERTLAVVYEVYYMVTSGSPRPLVDLGR
- the miaA gene encoding tRNA (adenosine(37)-N6)-dimethylallyltransferase MiaA, translating into MEAVPVLAGPTGSGKTGLALRLGEELALEVVSADATMVYRGLDIGTDKPTPEERARVPHHLVDLLNPSEAMSVARFVALAEAAIGEVLARGMVPLVVGGTGYYIRALSEGIHELPPPDEAVQAALWEELSARGLEALLGELAQASLEDVRRVGRNPRRLVRALEVLRRTGLPPARHPRRPPRFRYEKLVLWPDRAWLFPRLEERARRQFAQGLVEEVRGLLARYPRMPTALQAIGYKEVVGYLQGAYSLEEALLRDIRAVKAYAKRQYTWFRREPGAVVYLPRGGEAAWGGFRDWLRLHFRL
- the mraZ gene encoding division/cell wall cluster transcriptional repressor MraZ, producing the protein MPFGEYQYSLDDKGRVVIPAPFRDFLEDGLVLTRGMEGCLYVFPSDRWRKIEEQLVNLPLTDAEARAFVRFFYSGAHKTRMDNASRVLIPPPLRQFAGLKEGEEVVVAGAPGRLEIWSQERWWKSIEAIMQNPPAPEALRGLIG